The genomic region CGGCGGCAGGTCTTCACCGTCTCCGTGGACGGCAACGGCACGTACCGCTACCACGAGGTGCTGCGGGGCCACCTCGAGGGCCTGCTCGTGGAGGAGCGAGGCGAGGCGGGGGCGCGACTCTGGTCGACGCGTGCCGGCAGCCTCCTCGAGCGGGAGGGCGCGATCGCCGAGGCGCTCGCCGCGTACTGCCGGGGCGAGTCCTGGGAAGCCGCGGCGCGGGTGGTCGGGGCCGGCGGGCCGGCGCTCGCCTCGGGCTCCAGCGCCGCCGCGACCTCGTGGCTCGACGCGGTCCCTGCGGCCCTGCTCGACCAGGATCCGTGGCTCATCGTCGCCTCGGCGCGCCGTCTCCGGGCAGACGGCCAGTGGAGGGCGTCGATGGAGGCGTTCGGGCGGGCCGAGGCGGTCTTCGGGGCAGCCGATGCCGCCGTCACCTGCCGCCGCGAGCGGCTCGCCCTCGCCGCCTTTCTCGACCCGATGGCCCGCCCGGTCGACGACTGGCCCGGCTCCATCCGGGCGGCACTGGCTCGCGATCCGCTCGGGCGCCGAGCGGTCCTGGCAGGCATGACCGCCAGCGCGCGGGGCCGTCCCGCCGACACGGACCGGGACGGGAATCCCGCCGTGCCCGAGCCGGGCGACCGACTCGCGGCCGGCCTCGGCCACCTGCTCGCCGGACGCCCGCTCGACGCCGTCGTGGTCTTCACGGACGTCGCCCGGGACCCGGCGACGGACCCGCCCGTGGCGATCGCCGCCGGCATCGGGATCGGGACCGCCCATGCGCTGACCGGCGACCCGGCGGCGTCCGCCGAGCTGGAGCTGGCCGTTGCGAGCGCGGAGAACGCCGGGCTGCTGTGGCTCGCGCGCCTGGCCCGGGCCGCCACCGTCCTCGCGAACCCGCCGTCCGATGCGGAGATCGGCCACAGCGGCTGGGGCGCCGCAGGGCTCGGAGCGGGCTGGGGAGATACGGTCGCCGGGCTCATCGATGCCTGGGCCGGGCTCGATCGCCCGCGACCGACGCCGGCGACCCTCGAGGCCGCGCTCGCGGCCGCGGAGGCGGCGTCGCGGGCGGCGCGGATCCTCGGCGCGCTCACGCTCGAGACGTGGGCCCGAGCGCTCGAGGCACTCGCGGCCGCCCGCCTCGGACTGGCCGATGCTCGCGACAGGGCACTCCAGGCTGAGAGCCTGGTGCGCAACGCCGCCGTCCCGGGCGCCCGCGTGCTCGTGCACGAAGCGTTGGCGGAGTCGAGCCCGGATCGCGCCGGCGAGCACCTCGCGCTGGCGAATGCGGCCCGCATCGATACCGGGCTTCGCGCCCCGGGGTCGCGCCATTCAGACGCGGGCGACGCAGCTCCGGGCGACCCCACGTCGAGCAACGCCGCGCCGGGAGTGGCCGCTCCGCGGACGAAGGCGTCGGAGGTTCCGCCGGTGGACCTGCACCTCCTCGGTGGCTTCTCGCTCGCCGTCGGGGGACGGACGGTGGACCTGTCGGCGATGAAGCCGAGACCGCGGGCCCTGCTTCGACTCCTCGCGCTCGATGCCGGCCGGCTGCTCCACCGCGAGGTGCTCGCGGCGACGTTCTGGCCCGACGCGGATCCCCAGACCGCCGCCCGGAATCTCCATGTGGCGTTGTC from Chloroflexota bacterium harbors:
- a CDS encoding winged helix-turn-helix domain-containing protein, with translation MIPDWSKDGGIVPSKVRIPRIRALGRERLGRHFEELWHRRLTLVVAPAGSGKSTLLAGWAEAAATTGVPTAWYRAEGTDGDPLALLGYLRAAVAEAGGADIAAAVAADPWTSVEVAARSLEAWPGGRLLLVIDDLHTLAGSAAESTLERFLDYTEPWLALAAGTRALPSFNLSRRRVAEGLLEITGDDLRFRPWEIELLFRDFYGESLRPEELARLARRTEGWAAGLQLFHLATRGKSPAERTNLLDVLGSGSRLLREYLARNVIDELPEDLRRFVVDTCVLRRLTGPLCDAFLERDGSGARLAELERRQVFTVSVDGNGTYRYHEVLRGHLEGLLVEERGEAGARLWSTRAGSLLEREGAIAEALAAYCRGESWEAAARVVGAGGPALASGSSAAATSWLDAVPAALLDQDPWLIVASARRLRADGQWRASMEAFGRAEAVFGAADAAVTCRRERLALAAFLDPMARPVDDWPGSIRAALARDPLGRRAVLAGMTASARGRPADTDRDGNPAVPEPGDRLAAGLGHLLAGRPLDAVVVFTDVARDPATDPPVAIAAGIGIGTAHALTGDPAASAELELAVASAENAGLLWLARLARAATVLANPPSDAEIGHSGWGAAGLGAGWGDTVAGLIDAWAGLDRPRPTPATLEAALAAAEAASRAARILGALTLETWARALEALAAARLGLADARDRALQAESLVRNAAVPGARVLVHEALAESSPDRAGEHLALANAARIDTGLRAPGSRHSDAGDAAPGDPTSSNAAPGVAAPRTKASEVPPVDLHLLGGFSLAVGGRTVDLSAMKPRPRALLRLLALDAGRLLHREVLAATFWPDADPQTAARNLHVALSGLRRELAASGFAGALVREGDAYRLSLPPGSRVDLIDVLEAVSAGRAARSRGRIAEAAEQFRIALGLGASELLPEDGPADWVVGRREEVRTAVADAARTLAELLLDGEPVAAAEACSSGLRVDPYNDGLWRLLATARERAGDPAAAATVRQAYGRMLARLGVAGDPEIAAAVG